A window of Psychroflexus sp. ALD_RP9 contains these coding sequences:
- a CDS encoding 3'-5' exonuclease, giving the protein MLHKLQLEHILFLDIETVPAYENFSDLPEQLQLLFASKTAYRRKGEISPEDFYSSAGIWAEFGKIVCISVGYLVNQGSEQQLRLKSLYGDERELLLEFKHLLNDHFNLPYHLLCAHNGKEFDFPYIARRMLIHGISLPEKLQLFGKKPWEIPHLDTLELWKFGDYKHYTSLKLLTAILGIPSPKDDIDGSQVRDVFYNEKDVDRIIKYCEKDVLAIVQVLRKLRQDPLLEEHQIKSV; this is encoded by the coding sequence ATGTTACACAAACTTCAACTTGAGCATATTTTATTTTTAGATATTGAAACTGTTCCAGCTTATGAGAATTTTTCAGACTTACCTGAACAACTTCAACTATTATTTGCTTCTAAAACAGCCTATCGCCGTAAAGGTGAAATTTCACCAGAAGATTTTTATTCTAGTGCTGGTATTTGGGCTGAGTTTGGGAAAATTGTTTGTATTTCTGTTGGATACCTCGTAAATCAAGGAAGCGAACAACAGCTAAGACTAAAAAGTTTATATGGTGATGAAAGAGAATTATTATTAGAGTTCAAACACTTGCTAAACGATCATTTCAATTTACCTTATCACCTCTTGTGTGCTCATAATGGCAAAGAATTTGACTTCCCTTACATCGCTAGACGTATGCTTATTCATGGAATTTCATTACCTGAAAAACTTCAACTATTTGGTAAAAAACCTTGGGAAATTCCGCATTTAGATACCTTAGAATTATGGAAGTTTGGTGACTACAAACATTATACTTCATTAAAATTGTTAACAGCAATTTTAGGAATTCCGTCGCCTAAAGATGATATTGATGGAAGCCAAGTTCGTGACGTATTTTACAACGAAAAAGATGTTGACCGAATTATAAAATACTGCGAAAAAGATGTTTTAGCGATTGTTCAAGTCTTGAGGAAATTACGTCAAGACCCCTTGTTAGAAGAACATCAAATAAAGTCGGTATAA
- a CDS encoding T9SS type A sorting domain-containing protein, protein MRKFISLCIISFGLFTKAQTTAIVDQNFERALIDLNIDSDATINGQVLTADIENLVVLDFSSLNAIDFQYLTPITDFTGIEDFVSLEVINLSGNRFINIDDENADFLNQNLNLREIYMYDIDGGEVHIEFSQLDVSQLELLEYVDIRGNGERQLIIDNPNFNYSGITIDIRANNLLRPSAENSLDSNSITNHTCIKVNHPEDANNQNTPYDTWTIIDNEFTSYSFSSNCNLSQTNIEMPNDIFIYPNPVKDVLKFSNPHQIEINHVEVFDINGKSVITFDDPNQKINLSNLKSGLYFININYILHLKFLKQ, encoded by the coding sequence ATGAGAAAATTTATTTCATTATGCATTATTAGCTTCGGTTTATTTACTAAAGCACAAACAACTGCCATAGTAGACCAAAACTTCGAACGAGCTTTGATCGACCTTAATATTGATAGTGATGCAACAATTAATGGTCAAGTGCTTACCGCTGATATAGAAAATTTAGTCGTATTAGATTTTTCTTCTCTTAATGCTATTGATTTTCAATATTTAACACCAATTACCGATTTTACAGGTATTGAAGATTTTGTCTCTTTAGAAGTCATCAACCTCAGTGGAAATCGATTTATAAATATAGATGATGAAAATGCCGATTTTTTAAATCAGAATCTAAATTTAAGAGAAATCTACATGTACGATATAGATGGCGGAGAAGTACATATTGAATTTAGTCAGTTAGATGTGAGTCAACTTGAGTTACTTGAATATGTAGACATAAGAGGTAATGGAGAAAGACAGCTTATCATTGATAATCCTAATTTTAACTACTCAGGAATTACGATAGATATTCGCGCAAATAATTTATTAAGACCTTCAGCCGAAAATTCTTTAGATTCAAATTCTATTACGAATCACACTTGCATCAAAGTTAATCACCCTGAAGATGCCAATAACCAAAATACACCTTATGATACATGGACGATTATTGATAATGAATTTACATCTTATAGTTTTTCATCTAATTGTAATTTGAGCCAAACAAATATTGAAATGCCTAACGATATCTTTATTTATCCAAATCCAGTTAAAGATGTATTAAAATTTAGCAACCCACATCAAATTGAGATTAACCATGTTGAAGTGTTTGATATCAATGGAAAATCTGTCATCACTTTTGATGATCCCAATCAAAAAATTAATTTGAGTAATCTAAAAAGCGGTCTATACTTTATCAACATTAATTATATCTTACATCTAAAATTTCTTAAGCAATAA
- a CDS encoding M13 family metallopeptidase, whose amino-acid sequence MKIKHLALSVAALGLAASCSTNETQKDAPGIDVEYMDTSVRPQDDFYTYVNGKWNETAKIPDDRTSWGGFQILRKQTDADVLNILEKAEASGKYDKNTDQAKAIAVFNSIIDTEARDEKGVKPVMPYINKIEAVTSTSELQELLAKNPSAISAPFFGLSAYSDPNDSNINVAYIGVGGLGLPDRDYYLKEDEDSKKIREQYIAHVARMLNYIGETDTEAKAERILELETQLAEPRLDKVARRDFRNYNNRFHVDDLNTVAENINWKSFMSDLGMEKLPDTVLVMEPKYMSQLDQMLVSTPIEDLKLLTKWATFNDAAGQLSSEIEKANWEFYSKTLSGAKAQRPIKERALSVVNNTIGEAVGQLYVDEKFPPEAKEKAEAMVTNVISAFKKRIDNLEWMTDSTKTKAIEKLNKFTVKIGYPDEFKDYSDLKVDKNKSYYENMLAVSEWNFKDNLSKIGKPVDKTEWGMSPQTVNAYFNPLYNEIVFPAAILQPPFYDYKADAAVNYGGIGAVIGHEISHAFDDSGARFDADGNLKNWWTDEDLEQFTARGEKLAALYSSIEVLDSVYINGKFTLGENIGDLGGVLGAYDGLQMHLKENGNPGKIEGFTPEQRFFLSWATVWRTKMRDEALKTKIKTDPHSPGQYRAYVPLQNVDAFYEAFDLKEGDQLYLKPEDRVRIW is encoded by the coding sequence ATGAAAATTAAACATTTAGCTTTGTCTGTAGCAGCGCTAGGCCTTGCAGCTAGTTGCTCAACTAACGAAACACAAAAAGATGCGCCAGGTATTGATGTTGAATACATGGATACTAGCGTAAGACCTCAAGACGACTTCTATACCTACGTGAATGGAAAATGGAATGAAACCGCTAAAATACCTGACGATAGAACATCTTGGGGCGGATTTCAAATATTAAGAAAGCAAACCGATGCTGATGTTTTAAATATTTTAGAAAAAGCTGAAGCTTCTGGAAAATATGATAAAAATACCGATCAAGCTAAAGCTATTGCGGTATTCAATTCAATTATAGATACAGAAGCGCGAGATGAAAAAGGTGTAAAACCAGTTATGCCTTACATCAATAAAATTGAAGCAGTTACCTCAACAAGTGAATTACAAGAGTTGTTAGCTAAAAATCCTTCAGCAATATCGGCACCATTTTTTGGACTTTCTGCCTACTCAGACCCGAATGACAGTAATATAAATGTAGCCTACATCGGAGTTGGTGGTTTAGGTTTACCTGACCGGGATTACTATTTGAAAGAAGATGAGGATTCTAAAAAAATTCGCGAGCAGTATATCGCTCATGTCGCTAGAATGTTAAACTATATTGGCGAAACTGATACCGAAGCTAAAGCTGAGCGTATTCTAGAATTGGAGACTCAGCTAGCTGAACCTCGTTTAGATAAAGTAGCGCGTCGTGATTTTAGAAATTACAATAACCGCTTTCATGTAGATGACTTAAATACTGTTGCTGAAAACATCAACTGGAAAAGTTTCATGTCTGATTTGGGAATGGAAAAATTACCAGATACCGTTTTAGTTATGGAACCTAAGTATATGAGTCAATTAGACCAAATGTTAGTTTCTACTCCTATTGAAGACTTAAAACTACTTACAAAATGGGCCACATTTAATGATGCAGCAGGACAACTTTCTTCTGAAATTGAAAAAGCTAATTGGGAGTTTTACAGTAAAACATTAAGCGGTGCGAAAGCTCAAAGACCTATCAAAGAACGTGCCCTATCAGTAGTTAACAACACTATTGGTGAAGCTGTAGGTCAGTTATATGTCGACGAAAAATTTCCACCAGAAGCTAAAGAAAAAGCTGAAGCTATGGTAACTAATGTAATTTCTGCATTCAAAAAAAGAATTGATAATTTAGAATGGATGACAGATTCGACTAAGACTAAAGCTATTGAAAAACTTAACAAATTCACCGTTAAAATTGGTTATCCAGATGAATTTAAAGATTATTCAGACTTAAAAGTCGACAAAAACAAATCTTACTACGAAAATATGTTAGCAGTTAGCGAATGGAATTTTAAAGACAATTTATCTAAAATCGGTAAACCAGTAGACAAAACAGAATGGGGCATGTCTCCACAAACTGTAAATGCTTACTTTAACCCATTGTATAATGAAATTGTTTTTCCTGCAGCTATCTTACAACCACCGTTTTACGATTATAAAGCTGATGCAGCTGTAAACTACGGCGGAATCGGTGCTGTAATTGGTCATGAAATTTCACATGCATTTGATGACTCAGGTGCCCGTTTTGATGCAGATGGTAATCTTAAAAATTGGTGGACTGATGAAGACTTAGAACAGTTTACAGCCCGCGGAGAAAAACTGGCAGCACTTTACAGTAGTATTGAAGTTCTAGACAGCGTTTATATTAATGGTAAATTTACTTTAGGTGAAAACATTGGTGACTTAGGTGGTGTTTTAGGCGCTTACGATGGTTTACAAATGCATTTAAAAGAAAATGGTAATCCAGGCAAAATCGAAGGCTTTACACCAGAACAGCGCTTCTTTTTATCATGGGCAACCGTTTGGCGTACTAAGATGAGAGACGAAGCATTAAAAACTAAGATTAAAACCGATCCACATTCTCCAGGACAATACCGTGCATATGTACCATTACAAAATGTAGATGCATTTTATGAAGCATTTGACCTTAAAGAAGGTGATCAATTATATTTAAAACCTGAAGATCGGGTAAGAATTTGGTAA
- a CDS encoding M1 family metallopeptidase, translating into MFKQLLILSLCLWSTLNFAQRNNTNYWQQSVNYTMEVDFDVENYQYDGEQELVYTNNSPDTLTQVFYHLYFNAFQPGSEMDVRSRTIKDPDPRVGDRISKLKDDEIGFMKVNSLYQDGQEVAYEVAGTVLEVKLANPILPGESTTLDMNFKGQVPVQIRRSGRNNAEGVALSMTQWYPKLAEYDFEGWHADPYIGREFHSVWGNFDVKITIDKDYILGGSGYIQNPNEVGYGYQDEGTKVKRKGKTLTWHFVAPNVHDFTWAADPDYIHDKRVASDGTTLHFLYKDNKKIKDNWENLQSKTEDLLLFFNKHIGQYPYEQYSVMQGGDGGMEYAMCTLITGERSFGSLVGVTAHEMAHAWFQHLLATDEAQHEWMDEGFTTYISTLAENEVMNNNPEFPFDRTYRGYVSLANSGFEQPQTTHADRYQYNQAYGISAYSKGAVFMAQLGYIIGEDLLDQTIKRYYNEWKFKHPTPNDFIRVAEKVSGAELSWYLNDWTRTTNKVDYSIASVSNDVTQNTIVINLERKGLMPMPIEVELTYKDGSKQLFYIPLRIMRWEKPGFETVEEDWPWAYPTYKLELPVTNYAVTKIEIDPSQLMADVDRSNNVKVMEE; encoded by the coding sequence ATGTTTAAACAACTTTTAATTTTAAGTCTTTGTTTATGGTCAACTTTAAATTTTGCTCAGCGAAATAACACAAACTATTGGCAGCAAAGTGTCAATTATACGATGGAGGTTGACTTTGATGTAGAAAATTATCAATATGATGGTGAGCAAGAACTAGTATATACTAATAACTCACCAGATACTTTAACTCAAGTTTTTTATCACCTTTATTTTAATGCTTTTCAGCCAGGTAGTGAGATGGATGTTCGTTCAAGAACAATTAAAGATCCAGATCCAAGAGTTGGCGATCGAATTTCAAAACTTAAAGATGATGAAATCGGTTTTATGAAAGTTAACTCTCTTTATCAAGATGGTCAAGAAGTTGCTTATGAAGTCGCTGGAACAGTTTTAGAAGTTAAGTTAGCCAACCCAATTTTACCTGGAGAAAGCACAACTTTAGACATGAATTTTAAAGGTCAAGTTCCAGTTCAGATTAGACGTTCAGGTCGAAATAATGCTGAAGGTGTTGCTCTTTCCATGACGCAATGGTATCCAAAATTAGCTGAATACGATTTCGAAGGTTGGCATGCAGATCCTTATATTGGTCGAGAATTTCATAGTGTTTGGGGAAATTTTGATGTAAAAATCACCATCGATAAAGACTATATTTTAGGTGGCTCAGGTTATATCCAAAATCCTAATGAAGTTGGCTATGGCTATCAAGATGAAGGCACTAAAGTAAAACGAAAAGGTAAAACTTTAACTTGGCATTTTGTTGCACCCAATGTACATGATTTCACTTGGGCCGCAGATCCAGACTATATTCACGATAAACGTGTGGCTAGTGATGGTACTACGCTTCATTTCTTATACAAGGACAATAAAAAAATAAAAGATAATTGGGAAAACCTTCAGTCTAAAACTGAGGATTTACTTTTGTTTTTCAATAAGCATATTGGCCAATATCCTTACGAACAGTATTCGGTTATGCAAGGTGGTGATGGCGGTATGGAATATGCCATGTGTACATTAATTACAGGTGAACGCAGTTTTGGAAGTTTAGTTGGAGTAACTGCTCATGAAATGGCGCATGCTTGGTTTCAACACCTTTTAGCTACTGATGAAGCACAACACGAATGGATGGATGAAGGTTTTACAACCTATATTTCAACTTTAGCTGAAAATGAGGTCATGAACAACAATCCTGAATTTCCATTTGATCGAACTTATAGAGGTTATGTGAGTTTAGCTAATTCAGGCTTCGAACAACCACAAACAACACATGCCGATCGTTATCAATACAATCAAGCTTATGGTATTTCAGCTTATTCAAAAGGTGCTGTGTTTATGGCACAATTAGGCTATATCATAGGTGAAGATTTACTTGACCAAACGATTAAACGCTACTACAATGAATGGAAGTTTAAACACCCAACACCAAACGATTTTATTCGTGTTGCTGAAAAGGTTAGTGGCGCAGAATTGAGTTGGTATCTAAATGATTGGACGAGAACTACTAACAAAGTTGATTATTCTATTGCTTCAGTTTCTAATGATGTGACACAAAACACAATTGTAATAAATCTAGAAAGAAAAGGCTTGATGCCTATGCCAATTGAAGTCGAATTGACTTATAAAGATGGTTCTAAGCAGTTATTTTATATTCCTTTACGTATTATGCGCTGGGAAAAACCTGGCTTTGAAACAGTTGAAGAAGATTGGCCTTGGGCTTACCCAACATACAAATTAGAGTTGCCAGTTACAAATTATGCTGTAACTAAGATCGAAATTGACCCAAGCCAACTTATGGCTGATGTTGATCGCTCTAATAATGTAAAAGTTATGGAAGAATAA
- a CDS encoding nuclear transport factor 2 family protein: MNALLKRLNSLSPKIKLVAVLIFTVNLSLAQEHEEKINQTLNHWHKAAASANAEKYFNLMTEDAVFVGSDADEVWSLKDFKTFAMPYFKKGKAWTFTSIKRNLYINSKNIAWFDEVLTSTHMGLCRGSGIVELVDHQWKVKHYVLSILVPNELVDQANEQKKQHDSEYINKLKN; the protein is encoded by the coding sequence CGCCTCAATTCATTGAGCCCAAAAATTAAATTAGTTGCAGTTTTAATCTTCACAGTTAATCTCAGTTTAGCACAAGAACATGAAGAAAAGATTAACCAAACACTAAACCATTGGCATAAAGCCGCTGCGAGTGCTAATGCTGAAAAATATTTTAATTTAATGACAGAAGATGCTGTTTTCGTAGGCTCAGATGCCGATGAAGTTTGGAGCCTGAAAGACTTTAAAACTTTTGCTATGCCTTATTTTAAAAAGGGTAAGGCTTGGACATTCACTTCTATAAAACGAAATCTTTATATAAACTCTAAAAATATAGCTTGGTTTGATGAAGTATTAACCTCAACACACATGGGTTTGTGCCGTGGTAGTGGTATTGTAGAATTAGTTGATCATCAATGGAAAGTTAAGCATTATGTGTTATCTATTCTCGTTCCCAATGAACTCGTCGATCAAGCTAATGAACAAAAAAAACAACACGATAGTGAATACATTAACAAGCTTAAAAACTAA
- a CDS encoding serine hydrolase domain-containing protein — MRKFLKWFLGSILLLIIILYVTDYNYILKGIRVVYLTGHTTAFIDDYKYFDNRSIENKIVQNWPEASTYNSIKPTQRLDSVNNALGTTAFLIIKNGEIIYENYAPEYTKDSKTNSFSMAKSITTSLLFKAIQDGYIKSLEQPITDFFPDFKGEFAKNTTVGDLASMASGLNWEEHYYSPFSMTARAYYDDEIGELVNSLEVNQASGQNFKYLSGNTLLLGMIISKATQKSLSEYLSQSFWRPLGMRQTAYWQLDNVESGIEKAYCCIASNARDFAKIGQLFLQNGSWNGKQIIDTSYVKLATKARFKKSPQYGYGFWLSNYKTKQLFSMRGILGQYVIGIPKDNLIIVRLGHHRSKEKINHFPKDFYIYIDETYQMLNQI; from the coding sequence ATGAGAAAATTCTTAAAATGGTTCTTAGGCAGTATTCTATTGCTAATTATTATACTTTATGTAACCGATTACAATTATATTTTAAAAGGTATTCGAGTTGTTTACTTAACAGGTCATACCACAGCTTTTATAGATGATTATAAGTACTTTGACAACCGAAGTATTGAAAATAAAATTGTTCAAAATTGGCCTGAGGCTAGCACTTATAATTCTATTAAACCTACACAACGTCTAGATTCGGTTAACAACGCGCTTGGTACCACCGCTTTTTTGATTATTAAAAATGGAGAAATTATTTATGAAAACTATGCACCTGAATATACTAAGGATTCAAAAACTAATTCATTTTCGATGGCTAAAAGTATTACGACAAGTTTACTTTTTAAAGCAATTCAAGATGGTTACATCAAAAGTTTAGAACAACCTATCACTGATTTTTTTCCAGACTTTAAAGGTGAGTTTGCTAAAAATACTACAGTAGGCGATTTAGCTTCGATGGCTAGCGGACTTAATTGGGAAGAGCACTATTACAGTCCATTTTCTATGACGGCTCGCGCCTACTATGATGATGAAATTGGCGAACTAGTCAACAGCTTAGAGGTTAACCAAGCTTCAGGACAAAACTTTAAATATTTAAGTGGCAATACCTTATTACTGGGAATGATTATTAGTAAAGCAACTCAAAAAAGTTTATCTGAATATTTGAGTCAAAGCTTTTGGCGTCCTTTAGGGATGCGTCAAACAGCCTATTGGCAATTAGATAACGTTGAAAGTGGCATTGAAAAAGCCTACTGTTGTATCGCTTCTAATGCACGTGATTTTGCTAAAATAGGACAGTTGTTTTTACAAAATGGCAGTTGGAATGGAAAACAAATCATAGACACAAGTTATGTGAAACTGGCTACAAAAGCGCGTTTTAAAAAAAGCCCACAGTATGGCTATGGCTTTTGGCTGAGTAATTATAAAACTAAGCAACTATTTAGTATGCGTGGTATTTTAGGTCAATATGTAATTGGCATTCCTAAAGACAATTTAATTATTGTTAGGCTTGGTCATCATCGGTCTAAAGAAAAAATCAATCATTTCCCGAAAGATTTTTATATTTATATAGATGAAACCTACCAAATGCTAAACCAAATCTAA